GACCTAGGCTGGGCTTCAGGTGACAGCTAAATGTGGTGTTAAAGTGTGAGGAGCAACCTGAAGGGTGGCAAGAGTTGTGTTTGATCACAAAATGCTTTTAATCCACaggagggagattcagactacaGACAAGGAAAGAAGAATTTCTTTTACcctgagtgtggtgagaccctggcccatgttgcccagagtggtggtagatggcccatccctggaaccattccaggtcaggttgtttggggctttgatcaatctgctctagttgcacatgtccctgctgagtgcaggagggttggactaggtgacctttaaaggtcccttccaactcagcccaCTCTGATTCTGTACTATCTTGCGGGTATCTCTTGACTATTCCTGTAAGAGCACAACCTTCATCCACCTTCTAAAAATCATCTAACTCTTCACTATCAAGACACATTCACAGCAGAAATAAATATTGAAGCACACCTGCTTTGCTCTGACACAGCCAGGAgactgttgttgttttttttccctgaggaaAAGTAAGTTTGATTCCAGAAAGTGTCTAATCATTGCCGAGAAATTCTTCtctgtgaaggtggtgaggcactggaacaggttgcccagcaaagctgtggAAGCTGAAGGCCTAGAAGTGCTCAATGAAGGTCTGATTGGAtaagcaacctggtttagtgtccctgcccatggcaaggggaatCAAAACcaccatcacagaatggtttgggttggaagggaccttaaagataatcTAAAGAcctttaagttcccttccagcctgaactaTTCCATGATTAATTATTGTCATCAGAGCTTGCTGTGGATGTTGTAACTTGACTCCGTTCACACACAGTAGCTTCTCAGCAGCTACAGGAAGATTTCACTGAATCATTCCTGGTGCATTGCTCTTCAACTACAGAGAATTTCTGGAGGAGGAGGCCAGGAGTGCCTGAATATTGGGTACTGAGGTAAGAACCAAAGAGCTAACCCCAGGAGGCTTGTAGTAGGCTGCTGGTATCAGTGAGAAGGCAGAGGTCTCACCCAGACTGCAGAAGCCCCAGGCTTGCTCATGGAAAAAGAAGCTCTTGGGTGGAGCATGTGATGAGAGCAGTGGAGCAGACACAGAAATGCAGTCTCTTGTGGGACTCCTCAGGAATTTAAGGTGCAGGTGTCTGTGGAGAGCTTCCCAGGGGAACCAGCCGTGCTGCATGGCCCAGGAGGTGAGCAAGGCTGTGAAGTCTTCTCCGAGGACGTGAAGTTGAGCCCAAGAAGAAGAGAGGAGTGGGGTGCTGTGATGATAGaatcactgaggttggaaaagaccttgaaggacATCAACCCTTAAACCGTGACAAATctatcaaagcctggatgaggcactcagtgccatggtctgggtgactgggtagggctgggtgggctcggaggtctcttccagcctggctggttctGCGATCGCTGTATCCTGTACCACCTTTGCCCGGCTTGGCTGATTTCCTTCTCTTACCCATCCCATTCCACGGCAGTTCCCTCTTACTTTCCCTTCGCCCCCTCTAATTAGCGCTCCATTACCACCCTCCTCTAACTACCGCGGCCCAAACCCCTCCTCGAGGGAcgcgggccggggccggggccgcgcAGGGCGGTGGGATGGGCTCGCTGCGGGCCCGCCCCGCATGCTCGCCGCCTCCCCGTCCCGGTAATGGCGGTGCCCGCTTGCGCCATGCCCCTCCCACCGGAAGTGCCGCAGAGTGGCAGCTCAGTCGCCCAACCAAGCCGCGGCGGCAGCTGTGGCGGTGCCCAATGGCGTGCGGCGACGTGTGCGCGTGGGGCGGCGGTACCGCGGCGCGCTGCCCGTGGGGAgcagaggcggcggcggcggcgggaggagCGGCAGGGGCAGcggcggccgccgccgccggtaAGGATGCGGCTGCGGATTTATAAACGGAAGGTGTTGCTGCTAGCTGTGGCGTTGGCGATTTGCGCGTTAGCGTTGTGGGGAAGCGGTGGAGGAAACggcgggaggaggaggcagcaacaGCGGGGCGGTACCGGTATCACCGGGGAGCCAGCGAGGGTTAGCGAACCGCCACCGCCTCGTCGCTCCGTGGTTAACGTTTCGGTTGTGTCACCTGCTCCGTTGTTTCTGACGGAGAACGGGACGTTGAGCTACCGTTCGCTCGTTTACCGGTTGAACTTTGACCAGCCGGTGAGGAACGCCGGGCGCTTCCCGGTACGTTCTGGCGGCGCCGCGGACGTGGTACTGGTAGTGCAAGTGCACGATCGAGCCGAACACTTGAGACTGCTGCTGGAATCGTTGCGGCGAGCGGCGGGAGTGGAGAACGTGTTGTTGGTTTTGAGCCACGACCTGTGGTCGGAGGAGCTTAACCGGCTGGCGGCACGCGTGGACTTCTGCCCGGTCctgcaggtttttttccccttcagcaTCCAGCTCTACCCCCGTGAGTTCCCCGGTCACGACCCCCGGGACTGTCCCCGCGACGTGGGCAAGGCGGCGGCCCTgcgcctgggctgcatcaacgCCGAGTACCCCGATTCGTTCGGGCACTACCGCGAAGCTCGCTTCTCCCAGACCAAGCACCACTGGTGGTGGAAGCTGCATTTCGTCTGGGAGAGGGTGCGGGCGCTGCGGGACCACGCCGGGCCCGTCCTCTTCCTGGAAGAGGACCACTACCTGGCGCCTGACTTCTACCACGTCCTCAAAAAGCTGTGGGCCCTGCGTGAGCAGGAGTGCCCCGAGTGCCagatcatctccctgggcacctACAGCCCCGTCCGAGGTGGCTTTGCCGGCCGCTCCGACAAGGTGGAGATGAAGACGTGGAAGTCCACCGAGCACAACATGGGCATGGCCTTCGGCAGAGACACCTACCAGAAGCTCATCGAGTGCACAGATGCCTTCTGCACTTACGATGACTACAACTGGGATTGGACTCTGCAGCATTTGACTGTCTCTTGTCTTCCAAAGTTCTGGAAAGTGCTGGTTCCTGAAATCCCCAGGATTTTTCACACGGGGGACTGTGGCATGCACCACAAGAAATCCTGCAGACCCTCCACCCAGAGTGCCAAAATTGACTCTCTCTTGAACAGCAACCAACAGTACCTGTTTCCTGAGACCATGAGCATCAGTAAAAGGTACTCCATGGCCCCCCTTTCTCCACACGTGAAAAatggaggctggggagacatTAGGGACCACGAACTCTGTAAAAGCTACCGCAGACTTCAGTGAGGAACCTTCTCACAGCCTTTTTGAGTTGTTCCATGCTGTCTTTTCCAGACGCACACGTGTGTAAACAACCAACCCCCCCAAGCATTTATCGAGTTGGTTTCTGCTTTAATCCGAATAAACATTCTTGTTAAAGGTGTCCCAACAGAGTAAAACAAATCTTTCACGTTTCAGCAACCACCCTCTGGAAACTGGTGacatggtgctgctgggcagcggTCGCAGCCCCTACGCTAACAGTTGTAGCTGCTCTGTttactgggaggaggaggaaactgGTGTTTAAATGGATCTTTACTGGTGCTTGCAGAACTCTGGCTGAGGGGGGTGTTTCCTGTGTGGCAAAGGTGGCACCTTCTGCCATCCCACTCGGGGTCACCTCGTGCCTGGTATCTGCCTCCTGGCTTTGGTTGTGACGTCTGGATGAACATatgaaggattaaaaaaaaacaaaacaaggccCGTTTCATTGTTCTCACTGCAATGTAGATAAATCTGActtcgtttgtttgtttggggttggtttttttagtTCTGCTGAAATAAAACTTGTCGTTTTGTAATTGCCAGAGTAGTTCTTGATTTTGACAGAAAGGTGCTATCATGGTGCTAGAAAGAAAGGAATGGGGTGGGCAGGActggggtgtggggggtgtcTTGTCTTTAAATGTCTTTATTTCAGAGTGCTGAGCACATGCCATCACCCATGCTCACAGCCTGTGCTTCATTATGAACTTTGTAATTATGCTAATTGATGCAGAACTAAATAACAAataggggagctggaactagatgatcttgaaagttcTATTCTCCTGTTCTATGAAGTGTTTGGCATGACCTCTCTTTTGTTTGGATCTGAAAGAGAAAAGTCAGCTTTCAAGTTAGTCAGCTGTGGAAATCCACCAGTAAAAGAAACCCTGACTGCTGCTATGTAATGGAAACgctgtgctggagctcagagctgctgggtaacagcctgggctcagcctaacagtgctgctgtgcttagAAGCATGAGGAGCAGTAGGAAGCTCTTTGTAGGACAGAGAAGGGTGTTAAGAGAAAGGAAACTACAGTGAGGTGAGATATTCAGAGGGAGGTTTTATACTGAGAAATTTGGGAGGGGGGGTCGGGAGAAATGCTTGGTGCTCTTAGGGCTCCAAAGCTCTGGGTTGTGGTGAAGGTCATGTAAAGGGAGATAGAGTCAAGTGCCAAGACCCAGTCTGCAGCTCACTGGGTGTTGTGCTGTATCCAGCACCCCCTGCAATGGCAGACAAAAGGCAGCTCCTTGACCCAAACAGCAAAGTGTGATCAGTATCTAAACACAGGTGTTCATCAGTGCACCTTGAAAAACTCAGCTGAAGagggcctcagagcagaggctggctgcagcatgCTAGAGCTCAGCATGCAAACTGGGAATatcaagaagaaattctttacagtgaggatggtgagacactggcacaggttgcccagggaagtggggatgtcctctccctggaactgttcaaagccaagttggatgaggccttgagcaacctgggctagtaagaagtgtccctgcccatgatagGGGCATTGGAACCAGATGTTCTTGAGCGTCCCTTCcactccaaaccattctataacgTGAAAGGCTGTGTAGcagagctctctcagcaccatttctccccagctttccaagTTGTCAGTTCAGTGTGCGTGAGAGCCAGGTTTTTGTGACATGCTCCTAAGTAGCATGCAGGTGGTTTTTTTATTGCAATGAAATGCTGTGGGTTTATTAATCTGGGGGCAACACAACTGCCAGGATTTTGTATCGGTGTTCATAGCTGCTCCATTTTCAGTGTCAgagggctgctgcctctgcccgtTGATCTCTCCCACCAGAAgctgtggggcagagctgagcagggtcgaacacttcagctgggaagaaggtagaatcatagaatggcaggggctggaaatgAACTCGTAAGgtatctggtccagcctccctgccacagcaggatcacctagagcaggtcacactggaatgcaggCAGAGggctcttgagtatctccagagggggagactctacagcttccctgggcagcctgttccagtgctctggcaccctcacaggggaaaaaaatgctcttCAAGTTCACatagaacctcctatgcctcaatttccacccactgccccttgtcctgtcactgggcgtgacccagcagtgcctggctccagcctcctggcactcaccctgcgcCTGCTCTACCCTTATTCATGTTCATAAATAGAAGCTtttgggcttctgctgcacttAAGAGAAATAACCTCCACCTCATCTCTCCCCTGCACACTCATTTAACAGAAAACCTCAcagaaggaggagcagctgggaaacACCTCACTTTCCTCTAAAGCATGCTTATGTCTTGTACaactcaaaagaaaagaagttgtTCCAAAAGCAGTGTGAAAGGGAACTGAGAAGTTTATTTTTAGTTGTGTTCTTCTAGGGAGCTGAACCAGCCCAGGGCTTGCTGGAGCTCTAGATGAACTGGCTTTAAGGAGTAGATCTCAGCAAATGGATAAAGTGGATCCATTTTACAAAACCTGATGGTGAGAGACATGCAACAAGAGAAGATGATGTTTTTACCACACACTGGAATCCAGCTGGCAGACTTGGGGGCATGGTGAGGTGCTGCAGACCTTAAGTAACATCCTAGGATGGAATAGGTGGCTATTTCTGAGACACTAATTAGGATGTCTTCCTCTAAGTAGAAAATTCATCTGATGGCTCAAAACTGCAGGATTAGACCTGTGTTGGTTATTGCAGAATGAAAGGTTTGAAGGATGATGGATCCTGGACTGCACAGAGCAGTTCTTCTGGAAGCCAGTGAAGGAGGAAATGTACAAATACACAAATACTCCCAGTGATGCAGCAAGAAAACTAAAAAAGTTGTGTAAATAAAGATGTGTTTTCCTCCCCCAGCAAAGATTCACCTTCAGCTGCACCTCACTTGGCAGTAAAACTCTTTCAGCCCATACCTATAATTAGAAAAATCCAACCTGTCAatgtcaaaaaaaccccaaatattaAAAACATGAACAAAATCCAGTTTCAGTAGGAACTTGTGTTCTGCTCTTAGCCCTACAGCAGAAGGTGGAAATGGCAGAAAGCTTCAAATAACAGAGGGAAATCCTCAGATAACTGAACTAGTCCAAATCATACAGGAAATCATTCTGAAACACGAATGGGCAGGGCCTTGCATGGAGCCTAACGACCTGTACGCTCCCATCCTCTGCGCTGACTTCTCGCAGGGCCGGGGAGGCTGCTCGATTGTACTGGTTGCTCTCTTTCGATCCTGAGGGTGCAGCCCCTTCATCTTCAGCCCCTTCCACCTGCCCTCCCGTTCGTTTGTCAGAGCCtgtggctactgctgctttgcctgctgccacagcactATTTAAACCTGGTTCCTCTCTAGTAGACTGGTCAGGAGTTGCTGAACCCACGTCAGAAGGTTCGTGCTGCAAACAATGGTGTGAACTACAACCTACTTTTCCCAttgtttcagctgctgcagaaggcgTGGAAGTTGTGCTGGTTCCTGCAGCACGTTCTCCTTCGTCTGTCTCAGCAGTGGTACACTTTGTTTCTGCCTTTGTCTGGGGGCAGTTCCCGTTTGATTCTTCAGCAGGATCTcctcctgagctgctgagcGTTGTTCCTGTTCCATACCggtcagagcaggctgcttccTGTGGCTGCCAGAAAATACAGGCCAAGatacttttctttctccccagcAGGTTGAAGGATGCTCTCCTCCCCCCATACTCTGCACTAGCAAGGCCACCTCTGAAGTACTCTGTCCAGATATGGGCTCCCCAtttcaagacagacagggaactactggcaAGCGgaggctgggaagatgctgaggggcctggagcacctctgtgaggagaggctgagatacctcaggctgtttagcctggagaagagcggCCTGAGAGAGttatcttctcaatgctcatcaagagctaaagggtgaagggcaagaggatggggccaaattgttttcagtggtgcccagtgacaaagggggacaggcacaaactggaacccaggaggttccatctgaacacaagggagaactttggtacaagggtgctggagccctggagcaggctgcccagagaggttgtggattctccttctctggacagactgcaaacctacctggacattgtgaccctgagcaagctgctatGGATGACCCTGATGCAGAAGGGAGGCTcgactccagaggtcccttccaacttctactaggctgttattctgtgattcttaggcCAAGTCAATTCATTGCTGAGGTTTCCTGGTCTTGTCTGGCACGTGGACCTAAGTGGCAGGGAGCTCACTTGCCTGCCGAGCATTTCCTCTGCCATAGgaagtgctgctgggctgctgccaggtgTTCACAAGGAACAGCAGTGAAGAGCAGCCAGTCGCCACACCCAGGCTGTTCTCCAGAACTCGGGGGCCACCAAAGGAGACATTCCAAGAAGCGTGTTTTAACCTTGCAGTTAGGGAAAGTCCCCTCCTGTTGCATGTGGAAGGTGTAAGTGGTGAGTGAGCTGCCTTCCTGAATCAGCCCAAGTGAGCAAATCCAGGAACTGCTGTGGTTTGCCTCAGGAGAGTGTGAACTGTGAGACTTAGCGCTGTCGAAACAGCAGTTACGCAGTTTCACTGTCACACAGTGACTGCAGATGGTAACTTCTTATCCCTATCAGTGGGCAGCCAGAATCCATCCAGGAGCTCTGGATTAATGGCTTCTctcacacacacccagccctcTCTGACCCCAAAAACACTGCCCCTTCCAGCAACAAGTTAAAAAACCCACTAGTAAGTCCTCAGCACTGGATGATTCACCCACGTGAAAGTGTGCTGTAAGGCATCTTAGTTGCCCTTCCTCAGGTAACAAACATactcagctgctctccaacaacttacattttccattttcttgtACAATCCATGCCAGCTACAAAGGTTAAGCCTGCCAAGTAATGCTGGTGCCACTGCCTTCAGGGTAAACTCAGTCCTCCAGCTTAGTTCCACAGATCACATACTTCATCTGAACTTGCTTTCCAAAAAGCCATCTCCACATTaactctctgcagcctccagttTGAGGCTACAGAAGGAAGCCGATTGCCTGTGCATGTAATGCTTCCCTTTAAGGCAAGTTTTACATGAATTACTGACAACAAGGATTTGGGGAGGAGGTatcaccttttcctctctgcaaaGCTAACGGCTTGTTTTCTTCATCTGTCCATCTCCTGTTTCGAAAGGGAGGTCATCTGAGTCCTTTATCAGACTCCAGAGCCTTTCTGTCCTTTATATACACATTGGAAGCCTTACCAAAGCCTTAAACATTACAAGCAGTGAATCTGAGACAAACATttaacagaatcatacaatctcagactgctttgggttgaaagagacctttcaaggtcacttagtccaagcccctgcaatctgcagagagatctgcaACTGaagcaggttactcagagcaCCAGACAACGTGACCTGGAATGattccaaggatggggcatctaccacttctctgggctccACCACTGgactctgttccagtgtttcaccacccttgctgtaaagGATTCcatcctaatgtccagtctaactctcttcaagcttcaatccattccctcttgtcctatgacTAAAATCCCTTGTAAAATGTAGCCaccccccagctttcttgtaggcctttTCATGTACTGGAAGATGATGAGACCTGATTCTTCACAGTCATAATCCTCAAGGTTTTCTCTACCTGTGCAATAAGGcacagagtgcagcagcagcagcgactGAGCACCCTCTGTCTTTTTTAAGGAGCCTTTtccactcccagcagccaggttCTTTGTCTCTCCACTGCCTCCTAACCCCAAGTCCCTCCGGGTAAGTTCGCTTCTCACTACCAGACACCCAGAAAGGTGTCCTTGCCAAATATGGCTTGTTTTAACCAtgggctgcagtactccagccccaactcttgggTATTTGAAGGATGTGGATTGTTCaccactttatttccattttaAGAACATCCTGGGGTTTATTCTGATGACATCATTTGTTTGCAGCACATTGTCATCAGCTCTGACCTTGAAGCACTTGGAGTTGTAATGTGTATGTGCCACGGTGTATTCCTGCTGTCTCTAACAATTACAGCACACTTCTCTGTGAACTTAAATGAAATGTAGGAGGTTTTGATCCCATGGTCACATTAAATGGCACAGAAACTAACCTATGTTCTAAACCTGACATTTATATTCACAAAAACAACCTACCCATGGCCTTCCCTGCTACATCAAGGTAAAACAGGAACAAAGGTCAGATGTGATAGAACCTTGCTGAAGAACATACATCAGTCATGCACACATACATCAGTAAGTACTGCTGCCAGAGGGCTCCTTACCTTCAACCTGATTCGAATCCTGTCCTCAGTAAAATCAAGAGTTTCAATTAACGGCTGACTTTCCAATGCTGGCTGGGAGCAAAAGGAAGGGCACAGCACAGTGTCTAGAAACCCATCAATGTTT
This genomic interval from Pogoniulus pusillus isolate bPogPus1 chromosome 1, bPogPus1.pri, whole genome shotgun sequence contains the following:
- the MGAT2 gene encoding alpha-1,6-mannosyl-glycoprotein 2-beta-N-acetylglucosaminyltransferase; the encoded protein is MRLRIYKRKVLLLAVALAICALALWGSGGGNGGRRRQQQRGGTGITGEPARVSEPPPPRRSVVNVSVVSPAPLFLTENGTLSYRSLVYRLNFDQPVRNAGRFPVRSGGAADVVLVVQVHDRAEHLRLLLESLRRAAGVENVLLVLSHDLWSEELNRLAARVDFCPVLQVFFPFSIQLYPREFPGHDPRDCPRDVGKAAALRLGCINAEYPDSFGHYREARFSQTKHHWWWKLHFVWERVRALRDHAGPVLFLEEDHYLAPDFYHVLKKLWALREQECPECQIISLGTYSPVRGGFAGRSDKVEMKTWKSTEHNMGMAFGRDTYQKLIECTDAFCTYDDYNWDWTLQHLTVSCLPKFWKVLVPEIPRIFHTGDCGMHHKKSCRPSTQSAKIDSLLNSNQQYLFPETMSISKRYSMAPLSPHVKNGGWGDIRDHELCKSYRRLQ